From the genome of Candidatus Methylopumilus rimovensis, one region includes:
- the yajC gene encoding preprotein translocase subunit YajC produces the protein MFINHAYAADTPPTDLMSFLPFIIIFVLFYFMLIRPQMKQAKAHKLMIESLKKDDEVVTNGGVLGKVVKIKDQFVTLEITTGTQMHIQKQSIQTLLPKGTIKSI, from the coding sequence ATGTTTATAAATCACGCATATGCTGCTGATACCCCACCCACCGATTTGATGAGCTTTTTGCCATTTATTATCATTTTTGTACTTTTTTACTTTATGTTAATTCGCCCTCAAATGAAACAAGCAAAAGCCCACAAACTTATGATTGAGTCACTTAAAAAAGATGATGAGGTTGTGACTAACGGAGGTGTGCTTGGCAAAGTTGTTAAAATCAAAGATCAATTTGTTACATTGGAAATTACGACTGGAACTCAAATGCATATCCAGAAGCAATCTATACAAACTCTACTTCCTAAAGGCACCATAAAATCCATCTAA